The following proteins come from a genomic window of Panicum hallii strain FIL2 chromosome 8, PHallii_v3.1, whole genome shotgun sequence:
- the LOC112903782 gene encoding UPF0481 protein At3g47200-like produces MEKKLDGAEPVGTKEKWKRHSIFRVPHQFKAVHGKVFAPQTVALGPFHHHDAALRPMEEHKLRAVRRLLRRAGDRPLRELAAAVGDMAEELEDAYAGLGAEWRGGNRGRFLEMMVADGCFLLEVMRRKFKDYDPEDPVFGEHAGKHIAAFVQRDMLMIENQLPLALLRRIVAVESGKLPDERSINNLVAEFLCEDGWCATEVGSRLGLHPLDVYRRSLLRPWPLPSRQEGQRTYCCFPTIGGAARACQQHCSSCCLPTRSETGAAPPSPRSRGAPTAASASRPPPLPPRSAQRLWEAGIRFRRSETRLLDDIRFDRCTRRLRMPKIILDDSTEYKFSNLMAFEALHAGAGSGGVTAFVLFLRDMVDSAGDVAALREGGVLDHDLAGSDWAVVRLVNRLSRDVAKFSDSYLCCVRREVEDYCNGDKWRVFVFNSWAKLKGTYLSSPWAFIALVVTIWLVGTDMTQTLYAVETYEREYGGNATKSP; encoded by the exons ATGGAGAAGAAGCTGGACGGCGCCGAGCCGGTGGGGACGAAGGAGAAGTGGAAGCGGCACTCCATCTTCCGCGTGCCGCACCAGTTCAAGGCGGTCCACGGCAAGGTGTTCGCGCCGCAGACGGTGGCCCTGGGCCCCTTCCACCACCACGACGCCGCCCTGCGCCCCATGGAGGAGCACAAGCTCAGGGCCGTCCGGCGCCTGCTCCGGCGAGCCGGCGACAGGCCGCTGcgcgagctcgccgccgccgtgggggACATGGCCGAGGAGCTGGAGGACGCGTACGCGGGGCTGGGCGCCGAGTGGCGCGGCGGGAACAGGGGCAGGTTCCTGGAGATGATGGTCGCGGACGGCTGCTTCCTGCTGGAGGTGATGCGGAGGAAGTTCAAGGACTACGACCCGGAGGACCCTGTGTTCGGCGAGCACGCCGGGAAGCACATCGCGGCGTTCGTGCAGCGGGACATGCTCATGATCGAGAACCAGCTGCCGCTGGCCCTGCTCCGGAGGATCGTCGCCGTCGAGAGCGGAAAACTTCCG GACGAGCGTTCGATCAACAACCTAGTGGCCGAGTTCCTCTGCGAGGACGGTTGGTGTGCCACCGAGGTAGGTTCGCGACTCGGGCTTCACCCTCTCGACGTCTACCGCCGGAGCCTTCTCCGGCCTTGGCCGTTGCCGTCCAGACAAGAGGGGCAGAGAACCTACTGTTGCTTTCCGACAATAGGGGGAGCAGCAAGGGCCTGTCAGCAGCATTGCAGTTCTTGTTGTCTTCCAACAAGATCAGAGACAGgagcagcgccgccgtcgccccgctccCGTGGCGCACCCACAGCGGCGTCGGCGTCGCGCCCCCCACCTCTGCCCCCGCGCTCGGCGCAGAGGCTCTGGGAAGCGGGCATCCGGTTCAGGCGCAGCGAGACGCGCCTCCTCGACGACATCCGCTTCGACAGGTGCACGCGCAGGCTGAGGATGCCCAAGATCATCCTGGACGACTCCACCGAGTACAAGTTCAGCAACCTGATGGCGTTCGAGGCGCTGCACGCCGGCGCCGGGAGCGGCGGCGTGACGGCGTTCGTGCTGTTCCTGAGGGACATGGTCGACTCCGCGGGCGACGTGGCGGCGCTGCGCGAGGGCGGGGTCCTCGACCACGACCTCGCCGGCAGCGACTGGGCCGTGGTCAGGCTGGTCAACCGCCTGAGCAGGGACGTGGCCAAGTTCAGCGACAGCTACCTGTGCTGCGTCCGCCGTGAGGTTGAGGACTACTGCAACGGCGACAAGTGGCGCGTCTTCGTCTTCAATTCGTGGGCCAAGCTCAAGGGCACCTACCTGTCGAGCCCCTGGGCGTTCATCGCCCTCGTCGTCACCATCTGGCTCGTCGGCACCGACATGACCCAGACGCTGTACGCCGTCGAGACCTACGAGCGTGAATATGGAGGAAACGCCACCAAGAGCCCCTGA